In the Desulforhopalus sp. genome, one interval contains:
- a CDS encoding acetate--CoA ligase family protein, whose product MQDLDALFNPSSVAVVGASSTPGKVGHDIFVNILKGGFTGTLYPVNPKAKSIACVRAYPDIRDIPDPVDLAILILPPRQVETAIANAIGHGVKAVVIVSAGFREVGGEGLAIEQRIVAMCRAAGVRVVGPNCLGVINPKPQVRLNASFSARMPAAGNISFISQSGALCTAVLDFAADKDFGFSKFVSIGNKADVDELDLLRYFHADPETEVIMLYIEELQRGPEFIREVKEITGGDRPTPVLAIKSGRTGAGAKAAASHTGSLAGSEAVYDAIFDQSGIIRVASIDELFDFGIAFAYKNESATGKVRRKVPHGNRVAIVTNAGGPGIVATDMTVSSGLELATFADDTIEVLKSHLPTTANVNNPVDVIGDAAQDRYENALSTVIKDEGVDGALVILTPQSMTNAIGTAEAIVRIASRSYKPILCCFMGIIDVSAGVKHLQESGVPVYRFPESAAKSFGALYRYSRWLNRQKLAPFQVTHDKERANAIITHALAAGKSYIGEIGGTELLQCYGFNVLPTMLATTAAEAGDAADRMGYPVVMKIVSPQIIHKTDAGGVKVGPDSREAVENAFSTIIDNAKKFDPAATIEGVLIQRLAPRGLEVILGMSRYPIFGPLIMFGIGGVFVEVFQDVAFRLAPLTRNGARNMVRSIKGHKLLAGYRGAPRTDIASIERMLVGLSEMVCNHPEISELDINPLLVHPEGDGVTVADCRFILKTPET is encoded by the coding sequence ATGCAAGATCTTGACGCACTCTTTAATCCGTCCTCGGTGGCGGTGGTCGGAGCCTCCAGCACACCTGGTAAGGTCGGTCATGATATCTTCGTCAATATTCTTAAAGGGGGGTTCACCGGCACCCTTTACCCGGTCAACCCCAAGGCCAAATCGATCGCCTGTGTACGCGCCTATCCTGACATTCGCGACATCCCCGACCCTGTTGATCTCGCCATTCTTATTTTACCGCCTCGACAGGTGGAAACCGCCATCGCCAATGCCATTGGTCACGGGGTAAAGGCGGTAGTCATCGTCTCGGCCGGTTTCCGGGAGGTCGGTGGCGAAGGTCTGGCCATAGAACAGCGAATCGTCGCAATGTGCCGGGCAGCCGGTGTGCGGGTGGTTGGGCCAAACTGTCTGGGAGTCATTAATCCGAAGCCCCAGGTGCGGCTTAATGCCAGTTTCTCGGCGCGGATGCCGGCGGCAGGCAATATCTCTTTTATCTCGCAAAGCGGTGCACTCTGTACAGCGGTCCTTGATTTTGCCGCTGACAAGGATTTTGGTTTCTCAAAGTTCGTCTCCATAGGCAACAAGGCCGATGTTGACGAGTTGGATCTGCTCCGCTATTTCCATGCCGACCCGGAGACCGAGGTCATCATGCTGTACATAGAAGAGCTGCAGCGCGGCCCGGAGTTTATCCGCGAGGTAAAGGAGATTACCGGTGGCGATCGTCCAACTCCGGTACTTGCCATCAAATCGGGAAGAACCGGTGCCGGCGCAAAGGCGGCGGCCTCACACACCGGATCACTTGCCGGCAGCGAAGCAGTGTACGATGCTATCTTTGACCAAAGCGGTATCATCAGGGTCGCCTCTATTGATGAGTTATTCGACTTCGGTATCGCCTTTGCCTATAAAAACGAAAGCGCCACCGGCAAGGTACGCCGCAAGGTACCGCACGGCAACCGGGTGGCGATCGTCACCAACGCCGGAGGGCCTGGAATTGTCGCAACCGACATGACCGTCTCATCAGGCCTCGAGCTGGCAACCTTTGCCGACGACACCATCGAAGTGTTGAAAAGCCACCTGCCGACGACGGCTAACGTTAACAACCCAGTGGACGTCATCGGCGATGCCGCTCAGGATCGCTACGAAAACGCCCTGTCCACGGTAATCAAAGATGAAGGGGTAGATGGTGCCCTGGTCATCCTCACCCCGCAGAGCATGACCAACGCCATTGGCACCGCCGAGGCAATCGTGCGCATCGCCAGCCGGTCGTACAAGCCTATCCTTTGCTGCTTTATGGGGATTATCGATGTATCTGCCGGGGTAAAACACCTGCAGGAAAGCGGTGTCCCGGTGTACCGTTTCCCGGAAAGCGCCGCCAAGAGCTTTGGTGCCCTGTACCGCTACTCCAGATGGCTGAACCGGCAAAAATTGGCACCGTTTCAGGTTACCCATGACAAAGAAAGGGCGAACGCAATCATCACCCATGCGCTTGCCGCCGGCAAGTCGTATATCGGCGAGATAGGTGGCACCGAACTGCTTCAATGCTACGGCTTTAATGTCCTGCCGACAATGCTGGCAACAACTGCAGCTGAGGCCGGGGACGCCGCCGACCGGATGGGTTATCCGGTGGTCATGAAGATCGTCTCGCCGCAGATCATCCACAAAACCGACGCCGGAGGAGTAAAGGTCGGACCGGACAGCCGGGAAGCGGTGGAAAACGCCTTCTCGACCATTATTGACAATGCCAAAAAATTCGATCCGGCGGCAACCATCGAAGGGGTGCTGATCCAACGTCTTGCCCCTCGGGGTCTTGAGGTCATTCTCGGAATGAGCCGTTACCCAATTTTTGGCCCATTGATAATGTTCGGCATCGGCGGGGTCTTTGTCGAGGTCTTTCAGGACGTCGCCTTCCGCCTCGCTCCGCTCACCCGTAATGGTGCAAGAAATATGGTACGGAGCATCAAAGGCCACAAGCTCCTTGCCGGGTATCGTGGGGCGCCTCGTACCGATATCGCCAGCATCGAACGGATGCTGGTGGGCCTGTCGGAGATGGTCTGTAACCACCCGGAGATCAGTGAGCTAGATATAAATCCACTGCTCGTCCATCCAGAAGGTGATGGTGTTACCGTGGCCGATTGTCGTTTTATTCTAAAAACGCCGGAGACATAA
- a CDS encoding PaaI family thioesterase, giving the protein MSESAIQDLYHEEYSHCYGCGRNNPDGLHLKSFMVGEECVCRHTPKPQYSGGVPGFLYGGMVASLIDCHGAATAAAAKARESGEPIGRFVTASLSVNFAKPTPQGMELEIRGRATEIQGRKVWVDLSLFAGETLCATGRVLMIQLKV; this is encoded by the coding sequence ATGAGCGAATCAGCAATTCAGGATCTGTATCACGAAGAGTATAGCCATTGTTACGGCTGCGGGCGCAACAATCCTGACGGCCTGCATCTGAAAAGCTTTATGGTGGGGGAGGAATGTGTCTGCCGCCATACCCCTAAACCGCAATACAGCGGTGGCGTTCCGGGGTTTTTGTACGGCGGGATGGTTGCCTCGCTGATCGACTGTCACGGCGCCGCGACCGCTGCCGCAGCCAAGGCCAGGGAAAGCGGCGAACCCATCGGGCGATTCGTCACCGCCTCCCTGAGTGTCAATTTTGCCAAACCGACACCGCAGGGGATGGAGCTTGAGATTCGCGGCAGGGCAACCGAGATTCAGGGGCGCAAGGTGTGGGTCGATCTCAGCCTCTTCGCCGGAGAAACCCTCTGTGCCACCGGCCGGGTGCTGATGATCCAACTGAAGGTGTAA
- a CDS encoding ParB N-terminal domain-containing protein, with the protein MATIFSKFNPFSALKRVVTGGENSCEPENNPTNFNARQEQEEAYEAIERGTLMVPLDKIVGSVGRYHDFDNQFRTHSHTVDERLKSIIDAMKEGKTLPPISLYQIKDDYFIVDGHHRFRAARELEHSHIRSRIIELLPSKNTLENKLYIEKVGFRDKAGLTDCIDLTELGQTEHLEWQIEEHRRYLTKEKEQEITFKQSAVDWYRTIYRPLATIVANSGLVKSFPGRTVDDLYLYISVHQWEQGKKRKYGIGVDKLIPKDMEAFRKKMAEHTEQEYPEMKREITVFILLNVDGKNEQQIFDKLLALNEVTEVHTVYGSIDMIVKVTLMRDLLSSDAELLSQFIMSTIRQWKGVLSTQTLIPGMSRVKDKDRCLL; encoded by the coding sequence ATGGCTACCATATTCTCGAAATTTAATCCCTTTTCGGCATTAAAACGGGTTGTGACCGGAGGCGAAAACTCCTGCGAGCCGGAAAACAATCCCACTAACTTTAACGCCCGCCAGGAACAGGAAGAGGCCTACGAGGCGATCGAACGGGGCACCCTGATGGTGCCGCTGGACAAAATTGTCGGTAGCGTCGGCCGCTACCACGACTTCGACAACCAGTTCAGAACCCATTCCCATACCGTTGACGAACGGCTGAAAAGCATCATCGATGCCATGAAGGAGGGTAAGACCCTGCCGCCGATCTCCTTATACCAGATCAAGGACGACTATTTCATCGTCGACGGCCACCACCGCTTCCGGGCAGCCCGCGAACTGGAACACTCGCATATCCGCTCCCGCATCATCGAGCTCCTGCCGTCAAAAAATACCCTGGAAAATAAACTCTATATCGAAAAAGTCGGCTTTCGCGACAAGGCCGGCCTGACCGACTGCATCGATCTCACCGAGCTCGGCCAGACAGAGCATCTGGAATGGCAAATAGAGGAGCATCGACGCTATCTCACCAAGGAGAAGGAGCAGGAGATCACCTTTAAGCAGTCGGCGGTCGACTGGTATCGCACCATCTACCGGCCACTGGCAACCATCGTCGCCAACAGTGGCCTGGTGAAATCCTTCCCGGGACGAACGGTTGATGACCTCTACCTGTATATCTCCGTTCATCAATGGGAACAGGGCAAGAAGCGTAAATACGGAATCGGCGTCGATAAACTCATCCCTAAAGACATGGAGGCCTTCCGAAAAAAGATGGCGGAACACACCGAGCAGGAATATCCGGAGATGAAGCGGGAAATAACCGTGTTTATCCTCCTCAATGTCGACGGCAAGAATGAACAGCAGATCTTCGACAAACTCCTCGCCTTAAACGAGGTGACCGAGGTGCACACGGTGTATGGGTCGATCGACATGATCGTCAAGGTCACCCTGATGCGCGACCTGTTGTCCTCCGACGCCGAACTGCTGTCGCAGTTCATTATGTCGACCATCCGGCAATGGAAGGGGGTTCTTTCGACCCAGACCCTCATCCCCGGCATGTCGAGGGTCAAGGACAAGGACCGCTGCCTGCTGTGA
- a CDS encoding metallophosphoesterase — translation MKILTVADTVVKNLLEPVGGGPAISGIDLILSCGDLPPEYLTALRNRYEVPLLYVLGNHDIRYGTSPPVGCSHIDRRIVHAGKLKIVGFSGSRWYNGNINQYTEEQMANFIKRLRFALWRNRGVDLVVTHAPPRFVHDAEDLCHRGFRSFRLFIDKYQPRHLVHGHIHAHFTDEAERTTRVNSTFVTNCYGYHILEI, via the coding sequence ATGAAAATCCTCACTGTCGCCGATACAGTGGTCAAAAACCTGCTGGAACCGGTGGGCGGCGGCCCGGCCATAAGCGGCATTGACTTGATCCTGTCCTGTGGCGATCTGCCGCCGGAGTATCTGACCGCCCTGCGCAACCGCTACGAGGTGCCGCTGCTCTATGTCCTCGGCAACCACGATATCCGCTACGGTACGTCTCCGCCGGTTGGCTGCTCGCACATCGACCGGCGGATTGTCCACGCCGGCAAGCTGAAGATCGTCGGTTTTTCAGGATCCCGCTGGTACAATGGCAATATCAACCAGTACACGGAAGAGCAGATGGCCAATTTTATCAAACGGCTGCGCTTTGCCCTGTGGCGCAACCGGGGCGTCGACCTGGTCGTCACCCATGCCCCGCCGCGCTTTGTTCACGACGCTGAAGACCTGTGCCATCGAGGCTTTCGGTCTTTTCGCCTGTTTATTGATAAATACCAGCCGCGCCACCTGGTTCATGGCCACATCCATGCCCACTTCACCGATGAGGCGGAACGGACCACTCGGGTAAACTCAACCTTTGTCACCAACTGCTATGGCTACCATATTCTCGAAATTTAA
- a CDS encoding hydantoinase/oxoprolinase family protein → MQKYIIGIDTGGTYTDAVLMEVQSAKIVATAKVQTTHFNLALGTGQVLAELLAKSATAPEEIGRVCISSTLATNSVVENKGARVAVIVIGYVRHFKLPVTAVVFVNGGHTILGEEEQPLDIDYLVNLVQGLKNEVDAYGICAAMSMKNPTHELVAEKAIAMLDPKPVFCSHRISQLTGMNERAATAGLHAKLMPVMSAFIGGVESAMAGLQLRCPTLVIGGNGQALEAQRAVAEAGMTVASGPACTAHFGASHTNQNALVIDVGGTTTDIAMVENGHPLLAADGCQIGLWKTHVEAVDMRTAGIGGDSHVHVSERGELSIGPNRVTPLAMNCDGQYPPTDWLGVDTRSRLIVLRPEAMNLAPEGELTTLLRETGRMTPAAIRERTGLGGIPLDVQLEHLTRKNLIFECGFTPTDALHVLGTISLGDRDAALAGATILGRALGLSPGEFSEMVLARTEELIENMIIDYVIERSWQNSLAGFIASRKNHPVLGVDFSIKIPLIGIGAAARFLLPRVAERLHTTVSFPENCEVGNAIGAAMIGLADAR, encoded by the coding sequence ATGCAAAAATATATAATCGGTATCGACACCGGCGGGACCTATACCGATGCGGTCCTGATGGAAGTTCAATCGGCAAAAATCGTCGCCACGGCCAAGGTCCAGACCACTCACTTTAACCTGGCCCTGGGAACCGGCCAGGTCCTGGCGGAACTCCTCGCAAAAAGCGCCACGGCCCCGGAAGAGATCGGCAGGGTGTGTATCTCCTCGACCCTCGCCACCAACAGCGTCGTTGAAAACAAAGGGGCCAGGGTGGCAGTCATCGTCATCGGCTATGTTCGCCATTTCAAGCTGCCGGTGACGGCGGTGGTCTTCGTCAACGGCGGCCACACCATCCTTGGCGAGGAGGAACAACCCCTCGATATCGACTATCTGGTGAACCTGGTCCAGGGCCTGAAAAACGAAGTCGACGCCTATGGGATCTGCGCGGCCATGTCAATGAAGAACCCCACCCACGAGCTGGTTGCCGAAAAGGCCATCGCCATGCTTGATCCAAAGCCGGTGTTCTGCTCGCACCGCATCAGCCAGCTGACCGGCATGAACGAACGCGCCGCCACCGCCGGGCTCCACGCCAAACTGATGCCGGTGATGAGCGCCTTCATCGGCGGGGTAGAATCAGCCATGGCGGGGCTGCAGCTGCGCTGTCCAACACTGGTCATCGGTGGCAACGGCCAGGCCCTTGAGGCCCAGCGGGCGGTGGCGGAAGCGGGGATGACCGTGGCCAGCGGCCCGGCCTGCACCGCCCACTTCGGCGCCTCGCACACCAACCAGAACGCCCTGGTCATCGATGTCGGCGGCACCACTACCGATATCGCCATGGTCGAAAACGGCCACCCCCTTCTCGCCGCCGACGGTTGCCAGATCGGTCTGTGGAAGACCCATGTCGAGGCGGTCGATATGCGTACTGCCGGCATCGGCGGCGACAGCCATGTCCATGTCTCCGAAAGGGGCGAGCTCAGTATCGGCCCAAACCGAGTGACGCCGCTGGCCATGAATTGTGATGGGCAGTATCCGCCGACCGACTGGCTGGGGGTCGACACGCGGTCGCGGCTCATCGTCCTTCGCCCCGAGGCGATGAATCTTGCCCCGGAGGGCGAACTAACCACCCTCCTCCGCGAAACCGGCCGGATGACCCCGGCCGCCATCCGTGAGCGCACCGGCCTCGGCGGTATCCCACTCGACGTGCAACTGGAACACCTCACCCGCAAAAATCTGATCTTCGAGTGCGGCTTCACCCCAACCGACGCCCTGCATGTCCTCGGCACAATCAGCCTCGGCGACCGGGATGCCGCCCTTGCCGGGGCGACGATTCTCGGCAGAGCACTTGGCCTCAGTCCTGGCGAGTTCTCCGAGATGGTACTGGCGCGTACCGAAGAGCTCATCGAGAACATGATCATCGACTATGTCATCGAGCGCTCCTGGCAAAACTCGCTGGCCGGTTTTATTGCCAGCCGGAAGAACCATCCGGTGCTGGGGGTCGATTTTTCCATCAAGATCCCCCTCATCGGTATCGGCGCCGCCGCCCGCTTTCTCCTGCCCCGGGTTGCCGAACGCCTCCACACCACGGTCAGTTTCCCTGAAAACTGCGAGGTCGGCAACGCCATCGGTGCGGCCATGATCGGTCTGGCGGACGCCCGGTAA
- a CDS encoding SDR family oxidoreductase, with protein MSFLDIKKKRFVVFGLANKKSVACAIGKILVDEGAEVIHVVRSQERMANARKLFPDSQVFICDVEDEANIIRVRDEIAEYIGAAEGGRIDGIVHSIAFANYSDGMKPFHMTRKDDFLQAVNVSCFSFISIANHFKDLLAADASVVTITISTTRMAAENYGYMAPIKAALDSSLCFLAKSFSEFSQVRFNAVAPGLLKTSASAGIPCYVDSYLYAEKAILRKKALTTKEAADTAVFLLSPRASGINCQTIVVDAGMAVNYFDKEIVSKAVG; from the coding sequence ATGAGCTTTCTGGACATCAAAAAGAAGAGATTTGTGGTTTTTGGCCTGGCCAACAAAAAATCGGTGGCCTGTGCCATCGGCAAGATTCTGGTGGATGAGGGGGCGGAGGTCATCCATGTCGTGCGTTCGCAGGAGAGGATGGCCAATGCCCGCAAGCTTTTTCCGGATTCCCAGGTTTTTATCTGCGATGTCGAAGATGAGGCGAATATTATCCGGGTCCGTGATGAAATTGCCGAGTATATCGGGGCGGCGGAGGGCGGACGGATAGACGGCATTGTCCATTCCATTGCCTTTGCCAATTATTCCGATGGTATGAAACCCTTCCACATGACCCGTAAGGATGACTTCCTCCAGGCGGTGAATGTATCCTGCTTCTCCTTTATCAGCATTGCCAACCATTTCAAGGACCTGCTGGCGGCTGATGCCTCGGTGGTGACCATCACCATCTCGACGACACGGATGGCCGCGGAAAACTACGGCTATATGGCACCGATCAAAGCCGCCCTCGATTCGTCGCTGTGCTTTCTCGCCAAGAGTTTTTCCGAATTTTCCCAGGTGCGTTTTAACGCAGTTGCCCCTGGACTTTTGAAGACCTCGGCATCGGCGGGAATTCCTTGTTATGTCGATAGTTATCTGTATGCCGAAAAGGCGATTCTCCGCAAAAAAGCCCTGACCACCAAGGAGGCGGCCGACACCGCAGTCTTTCTCCTGTCGCCCAGGGCCTCGGGGATCAACTGCCAGACCATCGTCGTTGATGCCGGGATGGCGGTCAACTACTTCGATAAAGAAATCGTCAGCAAAGCGGTGGGGTGA
- a CDS encoding biotin attachment protein, whose protein sequence is MSQKVIQFMDTSFRDGFQSVFGARVLTDDFLPAVKATVDAGITNIEFGGGARFQSLFFYCGESAFDMMDRFRREVGPDVDLQTLARGINVVALSQCPRDIIDLHAKMFKKHGTTTIRNFDALNDIRNLEYSGERIAHHGLHHQICITMMELPPGCSGAHTPEFYTDKLQQILDAGIPFQSICFKDASGTSNPRKIYDTLKAARKMVSADTVLWFHTHDTAGLGITQNMAAIRGGADGIDLAKSPVSGGTCQPDILSMMHALKGTEYSLDLDYEKVLRAMDAFEVAMKDYFFPPEARMISPAVTLSPMPGGALTANTMMMRDTGTLHLFPAVIKEMAEVVARGGFGTSVTPVSQFYFQQAYLNVIQGKWKKINPQYGNMVLGYFGRTPVPADSEIIRIASEQLGKPAFTGNPLDILEPGIPKATKILQDNNLPVNDENIFIVASCEQKGLDFLLGKAVTNIRKITDQAEAAKPVEQKAPPPPAAPAANGLRSYIVTVNNHSYDVTVEEG, encoded by the coding sequence GTGAGCCAAAAGGTTATTCAATTCATGGACACCTCGTTTCGCGACGGCTTTCAGTCCGTTTTCGGCGCCAGGGTATTGACCGATGACTTTCTGCCCGCCGTCAAGGCGACGGTCGATGCAGGAATCACCAATATTGAATTCGGTGGCGGAGCACGCTTCCAAAGCCTGTTCTTCTACTGCGGCGAATCGGCCTTTGACATGATGGACCGGTTCCGCCGGGAGGTCGGTCCGGATGTCGACCTGCAGACCCTTGCCCGCGGTATCAATGTCGTTGCCCTCAGTCAATGTCCTCGGGATATCATCGACCTGCACGCCAAGATGTTCAAGAAGCACGGAACGACCACCATCCGTAACTTCGACGCCCTCAACGATATCCGCAACCTCGAATACTCCGGCGAGCGGATCGCCCACCATGGTCTGCACCACCAGATCTGTATCACCATGATGGAGCTGCCTCCCGGCTGTAGCGGCGCCCACACCCCCGAGTTCTACACCGATAAACTGCAGCAGATCCTTGATGCGGGCATCCCCTTTCAGTCCATCTGCTTTAAGGACGCCTCCGGCACCTCCAACCCGAGAAAGATCTACGACACCTTGAAGGCCGCACGGAAGATGGTCTCTGCCGACACGGTCTTATGGTTCCACACCCACGACACCGCAGGGCTCGGCATCACCCAGAACATGGCGGCGATCAGAGGGGGGGCCGACGGCATTGATCTGGCCAAATCGCCGGTCAGCGGCGGGACCTGCCAGCCGGATATCCTGTCAATGATGCATGCCCTGAAGGGGACCGAATACAGCCTCGATCTCGATTACGAGAAAGTCCTCCGGGCGATGGATGCCTTCGAGGTGGCAATGAAGGACTATTTCTTTCCACCCGAGGCGAGGATGATCTCACCAGCGGTCACCCTCTCGCCCATGCCCGGCGGGGCACTGACCGCCAACACCATGATGATGCGCGATACCGGCACCTTGCACCTCTTTCCGGCGGTCATCAAGGAGATGGCCGAGGTCGTGGCGCGGGGCGGCTTCGGCACCTCGGTGACCCCGGTTTCGCAATTCTACTTCCAGCAGGCCTACCTCAACGTCATCCAAGGCAAATGGAAGAAAATCAATCCGCAATACGGCAATATGGTTCTCGGCTATTTTGGCCGTACCCCGGTGCCGGCCGATTCGGAGATCATCCGAATCGCCTCAGAACAGCTCGGCAAACCGGCGTTCACCGGCAACCCTCTCGACATCCTTGAACCGGGCATCCCCAAGGCCACCAAGATCCTCCAGGACAACAACCTGCCGGTAAACGACGAAAATATCTTTATCGTCGCCAGTTGCGAGCAAAAAGGCCTGGATTTCCTCCTCGGCAAGGCGGTGACCAATATCCGCAAAATCACCGACCAGGCGGAAGCCGCCAAACCGGTGGAGCAGAAAGCGCCGCCACCGCCTGCAGCACCAGCCGCAAACGGTCTGCGCTCCTATATCGTTACCGTCAACAACCACTCCTATGACGTTACCGTGGAAGAGGGGTAG
- a CDS encoding antibiotic biosynthesis monooxygenase, giving the protein MTVKIFIKRKVSPENVLELTTLLKRLRSLTLSQAGYIYGETLRRVDQPDENMVISTWRSLDDWNAWINNSERIAIQEEVDRLLGEKTEYSVYEV; this is encoded by the coding sequence ATGACCGTAAAAATTTTCATTAAAAGAAAAGTTTCCCCGGAAAATGTCCTCGAACTCACGACTCTCCTGAAAAGACTTCGCAGTCTTACCCTCAGTCAGGCGGGATATATCTACGGCGAGACCCTGCGCCGGGTCGACCAGCCCGATGAAAATATGGTTATCAGTACGTGGCGGTCCCTCGATGACTGGAATGCCTGGATCAACAACAGCGAACGCATTGCCATACAGGAGGAGGTCGATCGCCTCCTCGGAGAGAAGACCGAATATTCGGTATACGAGGTCTGA
- a CDS encoding VWA domain-containing protein, producing the protein MNIDTNTIPRILFLSTLILLFGCNGANLSDKERDKGPPPPHLIATTQLAEQPVNAEHKGKAEPQMRLPPLPASMPAQQQAMQAGKAMHQAAPAKMAMEGGLRAQPPLHDMVVSDGEARIGVPPQFDRESYNALAENPLVATVNDPLSTFSIDVDTASYSNVRRLLTGGVLPPPGAVRIEEMINYFSYSYPEPSNGPIAIATEVGPCPWRPENKLVRIGLKAKDLDPQKIPPSNLVFLVDVSGSMNQANKLPLLQQSMNMLVDQMTARDRIAIVVYAGSDRVVLQPTAGDKTAEIKAAIASLSSGGSTHASSGIKTAYNLARQSFMPGANNRIILASDGDFNVGVTSRDELERLITKERESGVYLTVLGFGMGNYHDDTMEILADKGNGNYSYIDSLLEARKVLVKERTSTLFTLAKDVKLQVEFNPAQVGAYRLIGYENRTLADEDFHDDKKDAGEIGVGHTITALYELYPVGSPAIPKVDSLKYQSVTPATSASAELLTVKLRYKPLEAKDSLLISQAVTAGSQTLAASSDDFRFAASVAGFGMLLRHPEPPPALTYPLLLELAKNSRGKDPEGYRAEMLRLLETAEMLSKYPQKRPANG; encoded by the coding sequence ATGAACATCGACACCAACACTATTCCCCGTATTCTCTTTCTCTCCACCCTCATCCTTCTTTTCGGCTGCAACGGCGCAAACCTGTCGGACAAAGAAAGGGATAAGGGGCCACCTCCCCCTCATCTCATTGCGACAACACAACTTGCCGAGCAGCCGGTGAATGCCGAACATAAAGGCAAGGCCGAACCACAAATGCGACTGCCACCCCTGCCTGCCTCGATGCCCGCCCAGCAGCAGGCGATGCAAGCCGGCAAGGCCATGCACCAGGCTGCGCCGGCAAAGATGGCAATGGAGGGGGGACTCAGGGCTCAGCCGCCGCTCCATGACATGGTGGTAAGCGACGGCGAGGCCCGGATCGGCGTTCCTCCCCAGTTCGACCGGGAATCCTATAATGCTCTGGCTGAAAATCCGCTGGTGGCAACGGTCAACGACCCGCTTTCGACCTTTTCCATCGATGTTGATACCGCCTCCTACAGCAATGTCCGGCGCTTGTTGACCGGCGGCGTCCTGCCCCCGCCGGGGGCGGTGCGCATTGAGGAGATGATCAATTATTTCTCGTATTCCTACCCGGAACCAAGCAACGGGCCGATCGCCATCGCCACCGAAGTTGGGCCCTGTCCGTGGCGGCCGGAGAACAAGCTGGTGCGCATCGGTCTCAAAGCCAAGGATCTTGACCCGCAGAAGATCCCGCCATCGAACCTGGTATTTCTCGTCGATGTCTCGGGCTCGATGAACCAGGCCAATAAGCTGCCCCTGCTGCAGCAGTCGATGAATATGCTTGTTGACCAGATGACCGCCCGCGACCGGATCGCCATTGTCGTCTATGCCGGTTCCGACCGGGTCGTGCTGCAGCCGACAGCAGGCGACAAAACAGCCGAGATCAAGGCGGCAATTGCCTCCTTGTCGTCAGGCGGATCAACCCACGCCTCAAGCGGCATCAAGACCGCTTACAACCTGGCCCGGCAATCGTTCATGCCGGGCGCCAATAACCGAATCATCCTCGCCTCGGACGGCGACTTCAATGTCGGGGTCACCAGCCGCGACGAGCTTGAACGCCTGATCACCAAGGAGCGGGAATCGGGCGTCTACCTCACCGTCCTTGGTTTTGGCATGGGCAACTACCACGACGACACCATGGAGATCCTCGCCGATAAGGGCAATGGCAACTACAGCTATATTGATTCCCTCCTGGAGGCCCGCAAGGTCCTGGTCAAGGAGCGGACCAGCACCCTCTTTACCCTGGCAAAAGACGTCAAACTGCAGGTCGAATTCAACCCGGCTCAGGTCGGGGCCTACCGGCTGATCGGCTATGAAAACCGGACCCTGGCCGACGAGGATTTTCATGACGACAAGAAAGACGCCGGAGAAATCGGCGTCGGCCATACGATTACCGCCCTCTACGAGCTGTATCCGGTGGGCTCCCCGGCCATCCCCAAGGTCGATAGCCTGAAATATCAATCGGTGACCCCGGCAACCAGCGCCTCGGCCGAACTCTTGACGGTAAAACTTCGCTATAAGCCACTTGAAGCCAAGGACTCGCTGCTGATCAGCCAGGCAGTGACTGCCGGCAGCCAGACCCTTGCGGCCAGCAGCGACGATTTCCGCTTTGCTGCCTCGGTCGCAGGTTTTGGCATGCTCCTTCGTCATCCCGAACCGCCGCCGGCGCTGACCTATCCACTGCTCCTTGAACTCGCTAAAAACAGCCGCGGCAAAGACCCTGAAGGCTATCGGGCGGAAATGCTCCGGCTCCTTGAGACCGCCGAGATGCTCAGCAAGTACCCGCAAAAACGTCCGGCCAATGGTTGA